In Mytilus edulis chromosome 4, xbMytEdul2.2, whole genome shotgun sequence, the following proteins share a genomic window:
- the LOC139520335 gene encoding uncharacterized protein isoform X1: MRKSATGFSYRCRLTTLLLILQVYIVDASKISTKFKPDLGLKESTFPKINTDNRFVFAEDFKPNLGIDENPIPDEENQEPSRRRRYWIESRCSGMFVRIKPGTRRNSIDASGKKTPPGRYTSIIMESIGRNGLVRLQGEDSLMYLCFNNKGRLRARHHPLDSCNLVYNITHDKFYQFRLADEEHNWFIGFKKKKLRNSVRGKALPGYKKKPNSRLERCYDFTLIPIDQHNTTPSPYSPVNFNEYSDNWNPQKTFHKLRHMKKYEGMFTKGHRKMNRRRQKKNRKKSKKRKPPGR, from the exons ATGAGGAAAAGTGCTACAGGATTTAGCTATCGATGCAG gtTGACTACTCTGCTGCTCATTTTACAAGTGTATATTGTTGACGCTTCTAAG ATTTCTACAAAATTTAAACCCGATCTAGGTTTAAAAGAAAGCACCTTTCCAAAGATAAATACTGATAATCGTTTCGTATTTGCTGAAGACTTTAAACCAAACTTAGGCATTGATGAAAACCCGATTCCTGACGAAGAGAATCAAGAACCAAGTCGAAGACGGCGATATTGGATCGAATCTCGCTGTAGTGGGATGTTCGTTCGAATTAAACCAGGAACAAGGCGTAATTCTATTGATGCATCAGGCAAAAAGACGCCACCTGGTCGTTATA CATCAATAATCATGGAATCTATAGGTCGTAACGGACTAGTACGATTGCAAGGTGAAGATAGTCTTATGTACTTATGTTTCAACAATAAAGGAAGATTAAGAGCACGG caTCATCCACTTGATAGTTGTAATCTAGTTTACAACATTACACATGACAAATTTTATCAGTTCCGTTTAGCGGACGAAGAACACAACTGGTTCATAGGATTCAAGAAGAAAAAGTTAAGAAATTCTGTTCGAGGTAAAGCGTTACCAGGCTATAAAAAGAAGCCAAACTCACGTTTAGAAAGGTGCTATGACTTCACATTAATACCGATAGATCAACATAATACAACGCCGTCACCGTATAGTCCAGTGAATTTTAATGAATATAGTGATAATTGGAACCCACAAAAGACATTTCATAAATTAAGacatatgaaaaaatatgaagGAATGTTTACGAAAGGACACAGAAAAATGAACAGACGGCGgcaaaaaaagaatagaaaaaaatctaAGAAGCGAAAACCACCTGGTAGATGA
- the LOC139520335 gene encoding uncharacterized protein isoform X2, producing the protein MFIKCKRLTTLLLILQVYIVDASKISTKFKPDLGLKESTFPKINTDNRFVFAEDFKPNLGIDENPIPDEENQEPSRRRRYWIESRCSGMFVRIKPGTRRNSIDASGKKTPPGRYTSIIMESIGRNGLVRLQGEDSLMYLCFNNKGRLRARHHPLDSCNLVYNITHDKFYQFRLADEEHNWFIGFKKKKLRNSVRGKALPGYKKKPNSRLERCYDFTLIPIDQHNTTPSPYSPVNFNEYSDNWNPQKTFHKLRHMKKYEGMFTKGHRKMNRRRQKKNRKKSKKRKPPGR; encoded by the exons gtTGACTACTCTGCTGCTCATTTTACAAGTGTATATTGTTGACGCTTCTAAG ATTTCTACAAAATTTAAACCCGATCTAGGTTTAAAAGAAAGCACCTTTCCAAAGATAAATACTGATAATCGTTTCGTATTTGCTGAAGACTTTAAACCAAACTTAGGCATTGATGAAAACCCGATTCCTGACGAAGAGAATCAAGAACCAAGTCGAAGACGGCGATATTGGATCGAATCTCGCTGTAGTGGGATGTTCGTTCGAATTAAACCAGGAACAAGGCGTAATTCTATTGATGCATCAGGCAAAAAGACGCCACCTGGTCGTTATA CATCAATAATCATGGAATCTATAGGTCGTAACGGACTAGTACGATTGCAAGGTGAAGATAGTCTTATGTACTTATGTTTCAACAATAAAGGAAGATTAAGAGCACGG caTCATCCACTTGATAGTTGTAATCTAGTTTACAACATTACACATGACAAATTTTATCAGTTCCGTTTAGCGGACGAAGAACACAACTGGTTCATAGGATTCAAGAAGAAAAAGTTAAGAAATTCTGTTCGAGGTAAAGCGTTACCAGGCTATAAAAAGAAGCCAAACTCACGTTTAGAAAGGTGCTATGACTTCACATTAATACCGATAGATCAACATAATACAACGCCGTCACCGTATAGTCCAGTGAATTTTAATGAATATAGTGATAATTGGAACCCACAAAAGACATTTCATAAATTAAGacatatgaaaaaatatgaagGAATGTTTACGAAAGGACACAGAAAAATGAACAGACGGCGgcaaaaaaagaatagaaaaaaatctaAGAAGCGAAAACCACCTGGTAGATGA